A stretch of the Maridesulfovibrio zosterae DSM 11974 genome encodes the following:
- a CDS encoding ABC transporter permease — protein MTNKKNLAPPSKFQRYGLLYIGLFLVGTVSLAAICAPLLSSYDPFALNVNQLLQPPSSTHLFGTDALGRDLFTRMLYGGRVSLWVGFVAVGISTAIGLVLGLAAGYFGGLVDEIIMRGVDVMLCFPSFFLILAVIAFLEPGLTNIMIVIGFTSWMGVARLVRAETLSLRKRDFVQASKLAGAGPVRIMATHILPNAITPVLVSATLGVAGAILVESSLSFLGLGVQPPDPSWGNLLMDGKEVLEIAPWLSVFPGMAILLTVLGYNLLGEALRDILDPRLKQ, from the coding sequence ATGACAAATAAAAAAAATCTTGCCCCCCCGTCAAAATTCCAAAGATACGGGCTTCTATATATTGGCCTTTTTCTTGTAGGAACAGTTTCATTGGCAGCAATTTGTGCTCCGCTGCTGAGCAGTTATGACCCGTTTGCACTTAATGTCAATCAGTTATTACAACCGCCAAGTTCTACGCACCTTTTCGGAACAGATGCTCTGGGACGAGATTTGTTCACACGCATGCTTTATGGAGGCCGGGTATCACTTTGGGTTGGATTTGTAGCTGTCGGTATTTCTACTGCAATAGGTCTTGTGCTCGGTCTTGCAGCAGGTTATTTCGGGGGCCTTGTTGATGAAATAATTATGCGTGGAGTAGATGTAATGCTCTGCTTTCCGTCTTTCTTTCTTATTCTGGCAGTTATTGCATTTCTTGAACCGGGTCTTACTAACATAATGATCGTAATAGGATTTACTTCATGGATGGGCGTAGCAAGACTGGTAAGAGCCGAAACTCTATCTCTGCGTAAACGAGACTTTGTACAGGCATCAAAACTGGCAGGAGCGGGTCCTGTTCGAATAATGGCAACTCATATTCTACCCAACGCCATAACTCCGGTGCTTGTATCAGCAACTCTTGGAGTAGCAGGAGCAATTCTAGTAGAATCATCGCTCAGTTTTCTGGGGCTTGGCGTGCAACCGCCTGATCCTTCGTGGGGTAACCTTCTTATGGATGGTAAAGAAGTGCTGGAAATTGCTCCGTGGCTTTCAGTGTTTCCCGGTATGGCAATTTTACTTACCGTGCTTGGCTACAACCTGCTTGGTGAAGCCTTACGCGACATTCTTGATCCTAGACTGAAACAGTAA
- a CDS encoding ComF family protein encodes MILSWKFYDNFGYNSVFKSFITELCSTISEKNHPDLIIPTPLHISRLRMRGFNQSRILGLGAAAATGATLSDKALIRIRKTIPQSRLSGKKRRENLLDAFIADQNLVREKKILLIDDVFTTGSTANECARTLRDAGAKDVHVMTLARALI; translated from the coding sequence ATGATCCTGAGTTGGAAGTTTTACGATAATTTTGGTTACAATTCTGTCTTCAAAAGCTTCATCACCGAACTATGCTCTACAATCTCTGAAAAAAATCACCCGGACTTAATTATTCCAACTCCTCTGCACATTTCCCGCCTGCGCATGCGCGGCTTTAACCAGAGCAGAATACTTGGACTAGGTGCTGCAGCAGCAACCGGAGCAACTCTCTCAGACAAGGCTCTGATACGAATCAGAAAGACTATTCCCCAGTCCAGACTTTCCGGTAAAAAACGTAGAGAAAATTTACTGGATGCTTTTATCGCTGACCAGAATCTGGTTAGAGAAAAAAAAATATTATTAATAGATGATGTGTTCACAACAGGATCTACTGCCAATGAATGTGCCCGCACACTCCGCGATGCCGGAGCAAAAGATGTTCATGTTATGACTCTGGCAAGGGCCTTGATATGA
- a CDS encoding nitroreductase family protein: MNTSNPVIEALVQRRSIRKFTDEPVSREDLTSILEAGRWAPSGLNNQPWRFLIIHKDDPRATLLSECTKYGHIIKSAKILICVFLDKDSTYNEVKDHQGVGCCIQNMMLAAHSLKIGTVWLGEILNQEQKVLDILNLPHEKYELQVVIAAGHPDQKGSSERKELSELILEDY, from the coding sequence ATGAATACCTCTAATCCTGTTATTGAAGCGTTAGTTCAAAGACGCTCAATCAGAAAATTCACAGATGAGCCTGTCTCACGTGAAGATCTGACTTCTATTTTAGAAGCCGGACGCTGGGCCCCCAGTGGACTTAATAATCAGCCATGGCGCTTTCTTATCATCCATAAAGATGATCCCCGTGCCACACTGCTTTCTGAATGCACAAAATACGGTCATATCATTAAGTCAGCAAAAATACTGATCTGTGTCTTCCTTGACAAGGATAGTACTTACAATGAAGTTAAAGACCATCAGGGGGTTGGCTGCTGTATCCAAAATATGATGCTGGCTGCACACTCTCTTAAAATTGGTACGGTCTGGCTTGGGGAAATACTTAATCAGGAACAAAAGGTTCTGGATATACTGAACCTTCCCCATGAAAAATATGAACTGCAAGTTGTTATTGCTGCCGGACATCCTGATCAGAAAGGCAGCTCCGAACGTAAAGAACTTTCTGAATTAATACTGGAGGATTATTAA
- a CDS encoding MBL fold metallo-hydrolase, protein MEIRVFPLGPLETNCYVVVNDKKALVIDPGGDPAQVIQYLKHSGVELDRILNTHLHFDHIYGNQPLAEATGKTIYASPDDLILMDTEVGRGGMMGLPTVTPFENEDITEGDTEFIGLECKIFATPGHTPGSLTFYFPELKTAFVGDLIFRRSIGRTDFPYGNTEQLMQSVKQKIFSLPEETELLSGHGPVTSVNEEKNHNPFFSGMQI, encoded by the coding sequence ATGGAAATCAGGGTATTCCCGCTTGGTCCACTTGAGACCAACTGTTATGTAGTGGTTAACGACAAAAAAGCATTAGTAATTGATCCGGGGGGTGACCCTGCTCAGGTTATTCAATATCTGAAGCACAGTGGTGTTGAACTCGATCGCATTCTTAACACTCACCTGCATTTTGACCATATCTATGGAAACCAGCCTCTTGCTGAGGCAACAGGAAAAACTATTTATGCCTCTCCTGACGATCTTATCTTGATGGATACCGAAGTTGGGCGGGGTGGAATGATGGGCTTACCAACTGTCACGCCATTTGAAAATGAGGACATAACTGAAGGTGACACAGAATTTATTGGTCTGGAATGTAAAATATTTGCCACCCCGGGACATACACCAGGCAGTCTGACTTTTTATTTTCCAGAGCTCAAAACAGCATTTGTTGGAGACCTCATTTTCCGCCGTTCAATAGGAAGAACAGACTTCCCATACGGCAACACAGAACAACTTATGCAATCAGTAAAACAGAAGATCTTCTCCCTGCCTGAAGAAACAGAACTGCTTTCAGGGCACGGTCCGGTTACATCTGTAAATGAAGAAAAAAATCATAATCCGTTCTTCAGCGGTATGCAGATTTAA
- a CDS encoding response regulator, with amino-acid sequence MINSDFSKIKLLIAEDSRPVRLVLKTYISKLGIETEYVTTGTEALQKLQTGRFNLAFMDVHMPEMDGRDVVRKTRKNGIAIPIIAMTTGDNPDLLISCLDAGYNSFLLKPIKKDELLQIINKFNRRLS; translated from the coding sequence ATGATTAATAGTGACTTCTCCAAAATAAAACTTCTAATAGCCGAAGACTCCCGCCCTGTAAGACTGGTACTTAAAACCTATATCAGCAAGCTAGGTATTGAAACGGAATATGTTACAACCGGAACTGAGGCTTTGCAAAAACTGCAAACAGGTAGGTTTAATCTCGCATTTATGGATGTGCACATGCCGGAGATGGATGGTCGTGATGTCGTACGTAAAACAAGAAAAAACGGAATAGCTATTCCTATCATAGCTATGACTACAGGAGATAACCCGGACCTATTGATAAGCTGTCTTGACGCAGGATATAACTCATTCTTACTAAAGCCTATCAAGAAAGATGAACTGCTTCAGATTATTAATAAATTTAACAGAAGATTGAGTTAA
- the rplU gene encoding 50S ribosomal protein L21: MYAIIETGGKQFRVEEGLELNVQKMDAEAGTKVDLDKILLIGQGEDVKIGAPYVEGAKVSCTIVEHGRDKKIIVFKKRRRKDSQTKQGHRQDFTRIKVEAIQA; the protein is encoded by the coding sequence ATGTATGCAATAATTGAGACTGGCGGCAAGCAGTTCCGCGTTGAAGAAGGTCTGGAACTCAATGTCCAGAAAATGGACGCTGAAGCAGGCACAAAAGTCGATCTGGATAAAATTCTTCTCATCGGTCAGGGCGAAGACGTCAAAATCGGCGCTCCTTATGTAGAAGGTGCGAAAGTATCCTGCACAATCGTAGAACACGGTCGTGATAAAAAGATCATCGTCTTCAAAAAAAGACGCAGGAAAGACTCTCAGACCAAACAGGGTCATCGTCAGGACTTTACAAGAATCAAAGTTGAAGCCATTCAGGCTTAA
- a CDS encoding DUF5714 domain-containing protein, producing the protein MQFNIAEWTKVTHNNYSVYLRPESPDWFIPTPAGDSLLKKLQLNPDSQLNIEERRFLMRLPDAATHKYPGRSELLKTDTLRELWFHLTDNCNMTCKHCLFSSSPEEKQELSTDQVLNLTEQAEKLGCKMFALTGGEPLIHKGAHEIINRMLKIDGSHVAILSNGLAVKKFFSQNRYDFNRCHLQISVDGIGKTHDKIRGKGMFSALENSLGWLAGEKIPFTISMCVNKTNVTEMKRVVEFAAEKGASNVHFMWYFVRGRGESEQFAEISTIYENLLEAKEAGNRTGVAIDNIEAVKNMIFAPCGTIHDGSTAGWESLAIGPDNRIYPSAATVGIDDLATPISKSLELSWKGSKVLSELRATSCKDIETPFKFLLGGGDTDHSYMSSNKFTGNDPYAPLYEKLALELVTEKAAESTHHDTAKLLLKMGDKLDKCSGHGPVALTHTNCLLAVAGKDSLAVVKDFYTEAADSAKEDILNPACYDPELMSHIPEKFRFRGYGCGSPVMDAAIKVSEHVVDLGSGRGIECFIAAKITGPGGRVTGVDMLDPMLAHAREGQTFVARKLGYDNMKFCKGYLEALPINDNDADLLLSNCVLNLSADKRKTFAEMFRILKPGGRLTISDVVCETEPGPEIRNDDTLHGECIAGAQTQKNLIGLLEESGFESVTMLKRFPYRTVGGHQFYSLTFSAYKPAITDKIKTIYRGPAATAITSEGELLIPGSVVHLQEHEAQLLGDQLFIINKEGAVDNISIGSSCCCPTPDSFDRPEKEQLTKLATPSPENKHQHASIKNSTGCMVCGNDLKYFTEYKQMECVFCGEQCEANAHCTSGHFVCDKCHSEDGMEVLPHLLKSSTETDMIELLKKIRRHPAIPMHGPEHHALVPGIITTSYRNSGGKIDNKVIETAISRGAKVAGGFCGFMGVCGAAIGVGAAMSAILEATPLTPQRRSTIQKGTLTALKYIAEIEAARCCQRDSWLALKAASQVSKEVLGLRLTAETHIVCDQMRSNKECMGRNCPVIQNNKGSAPPVITLAGTLSNSAKKV; encoded by the coding sequence TTGCAATTCAATATTGCCGAGTGGACGAAAGTCACACACAACAATTATTCAGTATATTTAAGACCTGAATCTCCAGACTGGTTTATTCCCACACCGGCAGGAGATTCCTTACTAAAAAAGCTGCAATTAAATCCAGACAGCCAGCTTAATATTGAAGAGCGCCGCTTTCTTATGCGCTTACCTGACGCAGCCACGCATAAATACCCGGGACGTTCAGAACTGCTAAAAACAGACACTCTGCGTGAACTCTGGTTTCATCTGACAGATAACTGCAATATGACCTGCAAGCACTGTTTGTTTTCCTCTTCTCCCGAAGAAAAACAGGAACTTTCCACTGATCAGGTCTTAAATCTGACAGAACAAGCGGAAAAACTAGGCTGTAAAATGTTCGCGTTGACTGGTGGCGAACCTCTGATTCATAAAGGCGCCCATGAAATCATCAACCGCATGCTTAAAATTGACGGCAGTCACGTAGCCATCCTGAGCAACGGCCTTGCCGTTAAAAAATTCTTCTCACAAAATAGATATGATTTTAACCGATGCCATCTGCAAATAAGCGTAGACGGGATAGGTAAAACTCATGATAAAATCAGGGGCAAAGGAATGTTTTCCGCCCTTGAAAATTCACTGGGCTGGCTTGCTGGTGAAAAAATTCCTTTCACCATATCCATGTGTGTAAACAAAACAAACGTGACTGAAATGAAACGTGTTGTAGAGTTTGCTGCAGAAAAGGGTGCATCAAACGTCCATTTTATGTGGTATTTTGTACGTGGAAGAGGTGAATCAGAACAATTCGCAGAGATCAGTACAATATACGAAAATCTGCTTGAAGCAAAAGAAGCCGGCAATCGCACAGGTGTTGCCATCGATAATATCGAAGCAGTTAAAAACATGATATTCGCGCCATGCGGAACTATACATGACGGATCAACGGCTGGATGGGAATCTCTGGCAATCGGACCTGATAACAGGATCTACCCCTCAGCTGCGACTGTGGGCATTGATGATCTTGCAACACCTATTTCAAAAAGTCTTGAGTTGTCATGGAAAGGAAGTAAAGTTTTATCAGAGCTGCGGGCGACAAGCTGCAAGGACATTGAAACCCCTTTCAAATTTCTTCTCGGTGGCGGTGACACTGATCACAGCTACATGAGCAGCAATAAATTTACAGGGAACGACCCTTACGCCCCTCTGTATGAAAAGCTTGCTCTGGAGCTTGTCACTGAAAAGGCTGCCGAATCTACGCATCATGATACAGCAAAGTTATTACTCAAAATGGGTGATAAACTTGATAAATGCTCAGGACACGGCCCGGTGGCACTGACACACACTAATTGCCTGCTTGCTGTTGCCGGAAAAGACAGCCTTGCAGTGGTCAAAGATTTTTATACAGAGGCAGCAGATTCTGCCAAAGAAGATATCTTAAACCCAGCCTGTTATGATCCAGAACTTATGTCTCATATCCCTGAAAAATTCAGATTCAGAGGCTACGGCTGTGGTTCTCCAGTCATGGATGCTGCAATCAAAGTAAGTGAACATGTTGTGGACCTTGGAAGCGGTCGCGGCATAGAATGTTTTATTGCCGCAAAAATAACCGGCCCCGGAGGAAGAGTAACAGGTGTAGACATGCTTGATCCCATGTTGGCACATGCCAGGGAAGGCCAGACTTTCGTTGCCCGTAAACTGGGATACGATAACATGAAATTTTGCAAAGGCTACCTTGAAGCTTTGCCAATAAATGACAATGATGCCGATTTACTTCTTTCTAACTGTGTACTCAATCTTTCTGCCGACAAACGCAAAACATTTGCCGAAATGTTTCGTATACTTAAACCAGGAGGAAGGTTAACCATTTCAGATGTTGTCTGTGAAACTGAGCCCGGACCTGAAATCCGGAACGATGACACCCTGCACGGAGAATGCATTGCAGGAGCGCAGACTCAGAAGAATCTTATAGGGCTTCTTGAAGAATCCGGATTTGAATCCGTAACGATGCTTAAACGGTTTCCATATAGAACAGTTGGGGGACACCAATTTTATTCCCTGACTTTTTCTGCCTATAAACCAGCAATAACAGACAAAATTAAAACCATATATAGAGGACCAGCAGCCACAGCAATAACATCTGAAGGTGAATTGCTCATCCCTGGTTCTGTAGTGCATTTGCAGGAACATGAAGCTCAACTGCTAGGTGATCAACTCTTCATTATTAATAAAGAAGGGGCTGTTGACAATATTTCAATAGGCTCATCCTGTTGCTGCCCCACTCCGGACTCTTTTGACAGGCCAGAAAAGGAACAATTAACAAAGCTGGCAACACCATCTCCTGAAAATAAGCATCAACATGCTTCGATCAAAAACTCAACTGGATGTATGGTTTGTGGAAATGACCTGAAATATTTTACTGAATATAAACAGATGGAATGTGTTTTCTGCGGAGAACAATGCGAAGCAAACGCCCACTGCACCAGCGGTCATTTTGTATGCGATAAATGTCACAGTGAAGATGGAATGGAAGTTCTCCCCCATCTACTGAAAAGCAGTACAGAAACTGATATGATAGAACTGCTGAAAAAAATTCGGAGACATCCGGCAATCCCGATGCACGGTCCAGAGCACCATGCGCTTGTTCCGGGTATAATTACTACATCCTACCGTAACAGTGGAGGCAAAATTGATAACAAAGTTATTGAAACTGCCATTTCACGCGGAGCAAAAGTAGCTGGTGGATTCTGCGGGTTTATGGGCGTATGCGGTGCTGCCATAGGAGTTGGTGCTGCGATGAGCGCCATACTTGAAGCCACCCCGCTGACACCGCAACGCAGGTCGACAATTCAAAAAGGAACTCTAACGGCGTTAAAATATATTGCCGAGATAGAAGCAGCTCGCTGCTGCCAGCGTGATTCATGGCTCGCCCTGAAAGCGGCATCGCAAGTTTCAAAAGAAGTTCTGGGCTTGCGTCTTACGGCAGAAACGCATATAGTGTGCGACCAAATGCGTTCCAACAAGGAATGCATGGGACGTAACTGTCCGGTAATCCAAAATAATAAGGGAAGCGCGCCTCCTGTAATCACGCTAGCGGGCACACTTTCAAATTCTGCAAAAAAAGTTTAA
- a CDS encoding flavodoxin family protein, with protein sequence MFEQDFTESNLSTIKINKNMNQLPVIFACSHHRKGNSDYAATLFLEGIRSAGGNGEIIYLGDMDFNHCTGCLKCRTAEDHRCIFADKDNAQKLYNKIIHAPFTFFASPIYFYHLPSRFKTFIDRGQWAFEAMVNSSPIIESLHVRPAYACFIAGRPKGEKLFEGAELSLKFFMKFFKAELNQTITLKGLDTPQDLKNNPEKCTELIAAGKQAWIRNISDD encoded by the coding sequence ATGTTCGAGCAAGATTTTACAGAGTCAAACCTGTCTACAATAAAAATAAATAAGAATATGAATCAACTCCCCGTAATTTTTGCATGCAGCCACCACAGAAAAGGAAACAGTGACTATGCTGCCACCCTTTTCTTGGAAGGGATACGAAGTGCGGGGGGGAATGGTGAAATAATCTACCTCGGCGATATGGATTTTAATCACTGCACAGGATGCTTAAAATGCAGGACAGCCGAAGATCATCGGTGCATTTTTGCAGATAAAGATAATGCACAAAAATTATATAATAAAATAATACATGCTCCGTTTACTTTTTTTGCATCCCCAATTTATTTCTATCACCTTCCATCAAGGTTCAAAACTTTCATTGATCGAGGGCAATGGGCTTTTGAAGCTATGGTAAATTCTTCCCCCATCATAGAGTCTCTTCATGTTAGGCCGGCATATGCATGTTTCATTGCGGGTAGGCCAAAAGGTGAAAAACTATTTGAAGGAGCGGAACTTTCTCTTAAGTTCTTTATGAAATTTTTCAAAGCTGAGCTCAACCAGACAATAACTCTTAAAGGATTGGATACCCCGCAAGACCTGAAAAATAATCCTGAAAAATGCACTGAATTAATTGCAGCGGGAAAACAGGCCTGGATCAGGAATATAAGCGATGATTAA
- the rpmA gene encoding 50S ribosomal protein L27, translating into MAHKKAGGSSKNGRDSNAQRRGVKRFGGQEVLAGNILVRQVGTKIHPGKNVGTGKDWTLFALVDGVVKYEKYVRNNRTKTRVHIVPAEA; encoded by the coding sequence ATGGCTCATAAGAAAGCGGGCGGTAGCTCGAAAAACGGTCGCGATAGTAACGCCCAAAGACGTGGCGTTAAACGTTTTGGCGGTCAGGAAGTTCTGGCTGGCAACATTTTAGTTCGCCAGGTTGGAACCAAAATCCACCCCGGTAAAAACGTTGGTACCGGAAAAGACTGGACCTTGTTTGCACTGGTTGACGGTGTTGTAAAATACGAAAAGTATGTACGCAACAACCGCACTAAAACCAGAGTACACATCGTTCCTGCAGAAGCCTAA
- a CDS encoding DNA repair protein RecN — MLELLRIRDLALIEDAEIEFSAGMNVLTGETGAGKSFILRAIDFLTGQKMRPDMVRPGKKQALVEALFINPEGDEFIVRRVLSAETGRSRVYVNDKLSSQGTIKDMGASMILHTSQHAQQKLLQPAYQCTILDTFLDDISLPEKKDAVLNELRGLLAKKNEIKSRSASLLEKKDFLEFQRTEIEKVSPYPGEEDELLKKKNTLRQQEDAGKCIQNAMDIMRGAPDLTGCLSALSAEMERVCDLFPDYEKDRENVIEFKHFLDELAGKLRAQPLDFDSDESIDDIEERLYDLSKLKRKLGRNLDQIVDLQKEIQENLDFLDSCSLELAQIEKKEKELVNQLTEILETLTSAREVAAKRLTDSVVKELKGLGFSEHVQVKFDFQPHELYPGLNEMRGRLMWIPNPGQSAQPLDKIASGGELSRFLLAITGLQGESEKPTLIFDEVDSGIGGHTLNRVGEKMQELADRQQLIVITHWPQLAKLAKRHFLIHKGVVNKETFTTCRQLNNAEVETELSRMAGVE, encoded by the coding sequence ATGCTGGAACTGCTTAGAATACGTGACCTTGCTCTCATTGAAGATGCTGAAATTGAATTTTCAGCAGGAATGAACGTGCTGACCGGTGAAACCGGAGCAGGTAAATCATTCATTCTGCGGGCTATCGATTTCCTGACCGGACAAAAAATGCGGCCTGACATGGTCCGTCCCGGCAAGAAGCAGGCTCTTGTGGAAGCCCTCTTCATCAATCCCGAAGGAGATGAATTCATTGTTCGGCGAGTACTCTCAGCCGAGACTGGTCGCAGTCGAGTTTATGTAAACGACAAGCTCAGCTCACAGGGAACTATAAAAGACATGGGCGCATCCATGATCCTGCATACCAGTCAGCACGCTCAGCAGAAGCTTTTGCAACCGGCCTACCAGTGCACAATCCTTGATACTTTTTTGGACGATATTTCACTGCCAGAAAAAAAAGATGCAGTCCTCAATGAGCTGAGGGGACTGCTTGCCAAAAAAAATGAAATTAAAAGCCGCTCCGCATCATTGCTCGAAAAGAAAGATTTTCTTGAATTTCAACGAACTGAAATAGAAAAAGTATCTCCATACCCAGGCGAAGAAGATGAGCTCCTGAAAAAGAAAAACACTTTGCGCCAGCAGGAGGATGCCGGAAAATGTATCCAGAATGCAATGGATATAATGCGCGGAGCACCAGATCTTACAGGATGCCTGTCTGCCCTTTCTGCAGAAATGGAACGGGTATGTGATCTTTTTCCTGACTATGAAAAAGATCGCGAAAACGTAATAGAATTCAAACATTTTCTTGATGAATTAGCAGGCAAACTACGAGCTCAGCCTCTTGATTTTGACTCTGATGAATCCATTGATGACATAGAGGAGCGCCTTTACGATCTTTCCAAACTTAAACGTAAACTGGGCCGCAACCTTGATCAGATTGTAGACCTGCAAAAAGAGATTCAGGAAAATCTTGATTTTCTGGATTCATGCTCCCTTGAACTTGCTCAAATTGAAAAAAAAGAAAAAGAACTTGTAAACCAGCTTACTGAGATACTCGAAACCCTAACCTCAGCTCGTGAAGTTGCTGCTAAACGACTTACCGATAGTGTAGTGAAGGAACTTAAAGGGCTGGGGTTTTCAGAACACGTTCAAGTTAAATTCGATTTTCAGCCCCATGAGCTTTACCCGGGGCTTAATGAAATGCGCGGAAGACTGATGTGGATTCCAAACCCGGGGCAATCAGCTCAGCCACTTGATAAAATAGCATCCGGCGGTGAACTTTCCCGTTTTCTGCTGGCAATTACCGGACTTCAAGGTGAATCAGAAAAACCTACTCTTATTTTTGATGAAGTAGATTCCGGCATAGGTGGTCATACCTTGAACCGTGTAGGTGAAAAGATGCAGGAACTGGCGGACCGCCAGCAACTGATTGTCATCACCCACTGGCCGCAGCTTGCTAAGCTGGCTAAACGCCACTTCTTAATTCATAAGGGAGTGGTTAACAAAGAAACATTTACAACCTGCCGCCAATTGAATAACGCGGAAGTTGAAACTGAATTATCAAGAATGGCCGGAGTGGAATAG
- a CDS encoding ABC transporter permease — MLEIALKIASKIAWVFVVFIGITVISFWVIHLAPGSPTDMETTLNPTATIETHQRLEKLYGLDKPIHIQYINWVTRMAKFDFGLSMSGDRRPVWDRIKERLPLTFGMNIASLFLTLLISVPIGMYSAWKQDGWFDRSMTVLVFIGFAVPGFWLALLLMLWFGIYYPIFPISGLTSLDYALLSPMGKILDLAHHLALPIFIYTFGSLAGMSRFMRSSMLEVLRQDYITTAKAKGLPMRTVLFKHAFRNGLLPVITILGLSIPGLIGGSVIIESIFALPGLGQLFYGAVMARDYSLIMGSLVLGAMLTLAGNLLADFAYGLADPRIRAGGQD, encoded by the coding sequence ATGCTGGAAATTGCCTTAAAAATTGCATCTAAAATTGCATGGGTTTTTGTTGTTTTCATCGGCATCACAGTCATAAGCTTCTGGGTCATACATCTGGCTCCCGGCTCGCCAACCGACATGGAAACTACCCTGAATCCGACAGCAACAATCGAAACTCACCAAAGACTTGAAAAGTTATACGGTCTGGATAAACCTATTCATATTCAATATATAAACTGGGTTACACGCATGGCTAAATTCGACTTTGGCCTATCCATGTCCGGTGATCGCCGTCCTGTATGGGACCGCATTAAAGAAAGGCTGCCGCTTACTTTCGGTATGAACATCGCTTCTTTGTTTTTGACTTTGCTCATCTCAGTACCTATCGGCATGTACTCGGCATGGAAACAAGACGGCTGGTTTGACCGAAGCATGACTGTTCTGGTGTTTATCGGCTTTGCTGTCCCGGGATTCTGGCTTGCTCTGCTACTGATGCTCTGGTTTGGTATATACTATCCGATTTTCCCAATTTCAGGGCTGACTTCACTTGATTACGCACTGCTCTCCCCTATGGGCAAGATACTTGATCTGGCTCACCATCTGGCTTTACCTATCTTTATCTACACCTTCGGCAGCCTGGCAGGTATGTCCAGATTCATGCGTTCGTCCATGCTTGAAGTGCTCCGGCAGGACTATATAACTACGGCTAAAGCCAAAGGCCTGCCTATGCGAACTGTTCTTTTCAAACATGCCTTTCGTAATGGTCTGCTCCCTGTAATAACGATTCTGGGACTCTCCATACCGGGTTTAATCGGTGGCAGTGTTATCATTGAATCAATCTTCGCCTTGCCCGGTCTGGGACAACTTTTTTACGGCGCAGTTATGGCCCGCGACTATTCACTTATTATGGGCAGTCTGGTCCTTGGAGCAATGCTTACTCTGGCAGGCAACCTGCTGGCGGATTTCGCATACGGCCTTGCCGATCCCCGAATAAGGGCAGGAGGACAAGATTAA